A region of the Cytobacillus luteolus genome:
GTCATGTGGAAAGAAAAAAGCGGGTAGCAGGGCATTATCAAATTGAGCATTCATTTCCTTTTGATGTCTTTGTGCATTCCGACTGATAACAGTATTAGCGGACTGGACAATGCTATGCGTAGACCTATAATTTTCACTGAGCATGATCGTCTTTGCATCCTGATATTCTTTATTGAAATTAAGAATAAAGCTTGGATCACTTCCACGGAAAGCATAGATAGCTTGGTCATCATCACCTACTACACAAATATTCCTTGACTTGGAAGCTAACATTTTCATAATTTCATACTGAATTTTATTAATATCCTGAAATTCATCAATAAGAAAGTATTGAAATTTTTGCTGATATCTAGTCAAAAGATCGGGTTGATTTTTTAATAACTGATAACAACCTACTAACATATCGTCAAAATCAAAAAAACCACGCTTAGCTTTCTCGTCTTCATAGTGCTTGTACATAAAAAGAACGCGTTCTTCCCACAAATCTTTTGGTTTTATGTCCTCGGGTAGGGTTAACGTGTTCTTCCAAAGTCCAATTTGCTGTAGGGCTTGGTCAAAGGCAAAATCTCTTTCATCAATATCAAGCTTCCTCCCAGCTTCTTTTATCATTTGTTCCTTTTGCCAATCGAATTTTAAAAGATTGGTACTTTGCCAGCGATTGGGTTCATGATAGGCAATCATTTTATAAAAGATACTGTGAAATGTGCCTACCACTAACCGACTTAGCCGCCCAGGAGCCAGCAGAGATCTTAGTCTTTCCTTCATTTCTTGTGCTGCTTTAGCTGTAAAGGTAACGAGCATAATAGTGCTCGGATCTACACCATGTTCTGTAATTAAGGATGCAGTTCGTCTTGTTAAAACCCTCGTTTTCCCACTCCCTGCTCCAGCCAATAAAAGTAAAGGTCCATCAACTGTAGAGACAGCTTTTTGCTGACTGGGATCTAATGAATCAGTAGTAGTAACAGGAGGTAATGACTGTTTTTCAAAGGGTTTTGGTGAACGCAAGAATGTGACCTTTTTCCACGCACTTTGTACAGTAGAAGTTTGTCCGATCGGTCTAGATTTTGGAATTCGAAACCCATTATGTTCTTCTTCTTGAATGTTTTTTTCAGTTGGTGGTGTAGATAGACTGTTACAATACTCCTCACAATCGTTGTTAAAGGCTTTAGAGGAGTGAAAGAAAAAGGGTTTTTGTTGTATGCCTAAGTATAGTTTGATTTGTTCTCCACAGTGAATACAGGATAGTTTTCCAGTTGTTCCTGCTTCATATATGATTTGATATTGTTCTCTAGGCAATGAGTCTAGTTGTAGAATCTTATTGTTATAGCTTGCCTTATCCATGAAGGAACGCTTCCTTCCTTTTTTAAAGTCAAACTTTATCATAACAAAACAAAGTATAGAGATAAAGACTTAAAAATATGGTTGATGTACCATCACTAAGTCTAATCTTTGGAAAGGAACTAAGTAAGCTTTAGAAGAAAATAGGGTATTGGTTTCCAAATGGAGAAAATTAATTTAAACTGTAATATATATATTGCAATTATTGGTAACGAAGTTCTTGATCTAAAATAAGTTTATTATAGATTGAAAATTTACTAGGGATCAACATCCCGTATATTGAAATAATGGAGGGATAACTAGATGAACGGTAGTATAACAAAGGATAAAATAGTAAATGAAAATATAACGAATGATATCGAAAAAAA
Encoded here:
- a CDS encoding ATP-dependent helicase — its product is MDKASYNNKILQLDSLPREQYQIIYEAGTTGKLSCIHCGEQIKLYLGIQQKPFFFHSSKAFNNDCEEYCNSLSTPPTEKNIQEEEHNGFRIPKSRPIGQTSTVQSAWKKVTFLRSPKPFEKQSLPPVTTTDSLDPSQQKAVSTVDGPLLLLAGAGSGKTRVLTRRTASLITEHGVDPSTIMLVTFTAKAAQEMKERLRSLLAPGRLSRLVVGTFHSIFYKMIAYHEPNRWQSTNLLKFDWQKEQMIKEAGRKLDIDERDFAFDQALQQIGLWKNTLTLPEDIKPKDLWEERVLFMYKHYEDEKAKRGFFDFDDMLVGCYQLLKNQPDLLTRYQQKFQYFLIDEFQDINKIQYEIMKMLASKSRNICVVGDDDQAIYAFRGSDPSFILNFNKEYQDAKTIMLSENYRSTHSIVQSANTVISRNAQRHQKEMNAQFDNALLPAFFFPHDEEEEATMIVTDLKERIEQGASPSDFAILYRTHTSSRALFERLAGSNLPFTVEQDAESFYKRKIVKTLIAYLRLSIDPNHSNAMGDLLVALFLKKNTLNDLKASSILEDCSLVEALKYVKNIQAFQERKLKKIVPLFKTIVKLKPIQAIEMIEKEMGFEDFIKKRGNEGNVIEKGSDDVRDLKVAAKKFSTVQDFLDHIDHMIAMNDEMKKLSKHYTNAIQLSTIHRSKGLEYKHVYILSAVDGSLPHDFALDSSRNGETAPLEEERRLMYVAMTRAQQTLHISVPETRRGKTAQPSRFIRSLY